CGCCTCGGAGGCCCACACCTCGTCGATGATCGCCCACTCGCTCGGCTCGTCGGGGTCGGAGCCGACGTTGTACCGGAAGCAGTCGCGCTGGCGCTCCGGGAGGTCCTCGAAGTAGCCGGCCCACGTGTCCGTGTCGTGCGTCGAGGTGTAGCCGACGACGCCCTCGGGGTAGTGCATCGGCTGGTACTCGTTCCCCTCCGCGCACCAGTCGGCGTACTGCGGCACGCGCATCCCCGGGAAGCCGAACTCGGCCATCAGCTCGTCCATCGCCGGCTCCTCGAAGCCGAGGTCCTCGGCGATGAACGGGGCCCCGCCCAGTTCGCCTTCGACCGTCTCGAACAGGTCCCGACCCGGTCCCTCGCGCCACTCGCCGTCCGCTGGGTCGTCGCTGCCGGCGGGGATCGCCCAGTACTTCACGAACCCGAGGAAGTGGTCGAGCCGGGCCACGTCCGCGAGCTCGAACAGCCGGCGGAAGCGGTCGAGCCACCAGTCGTACCCGGACTCCGCGAGCCGCTCCCAGTCGTACAGCGGGTTCCCCCAGCGCTGGCCGGAGTCGCCCGCGTTCGGCGGGACGCCCGCGACGGCGGTCGGGCGGTTCCCCTCGTCGAGCCGGAACGCCTCCGGGCTTGCCCACACGTCGGCCGAGTCGAGCGCGACGTAGATCGGCACGTCGCCGACGATCGACACCCCCTCGTCGGCCGCGACCGCGCGCAGGTCGCGCCACTGGCGGTCGAACGTCCACTGGACGAACTCGCGGAACCGTATCTCCCGCGCGTGTTCGTCTCGCGCGCTCGCGAGCGCGTCGGGGTCGCGCGTCCGCAGGGGCGCGGGCCACTCGGTCCACACGTCCTCCGGGCGCGCCTCCGACAGCGCCCGGAACAGCGCGTAGTCGGAGAGCCACGGCTCCTCGTCGACGAACGCGTCGAGGGCGGCGCGGTCCGCCTCGCCCGCCCGCTCCTCGAACCG
This genomic stretch from Halorubrum hochsteinianum harbors:
- the malQ gene encoding 4-alpha-glucanotransferase codes for the protein MRFDRSDGVFCHVTSLPGAYGIGDLGEGAREFLSFLGDAGVDHWQICPIGPTLSVAGESPYQSPSAFAGNPLFVDPDGLVADGWLDEGDLKPVPDFPTDRVDYDAVREYKLPLLRTAFDRFEERAGEADRAALDAFVDEEPWLSDYALFRALSEARPEDVWTEWPAPLRTRDPDALASARDEHAREIRFREFVQWTFDRQWRDLRAVAADEGVSIVGDVPIYVALDSADVWASPEAFRLDEGNRPTAVAGVPPNAGDSGQRWGNPLYDWERLAESGYDWWLDRFRRLFELADVARLDHFLGFVKYWAIPAGSDDPADGEWREGPGRDLFETVEGELGGAPFIAEDLGFEEPAMDELMAEFGFPGMRVPQYADWCAEGNEYQPMHYPEGVVGYTSTHDTDTWAGYFEDLPERQRDCFRYNVGSDPDEPSEWAIIDEVWASEAILAVTTVQDLLGLGSDARFNEPGTLAGNWEWRVPRDALDDAVADRLWELAGDHVR